From Alienimonas californiensis, a single genomic window includes:
- a CDS encoding NirA family protein — MSKANGFTADQQSYLQGFALGSDVARKVHSLPVLSGSAAGSAGSVIEVGPNGASVGAAPAGPPAPGLLPMHAEAQNMFLSNGKKLSKEEQAKRDKNPLEMWGQIRTSAAAGEFPKGTDVFLYKFQGLFFVAPNQRSFMCRLRVPGGELKSWQFRGLADLAETSGGGYLDVTTRANLQIREIPAEQGPSTLQALNELGIVPRGSGGDNVRNVTAAATSGIDPQELIETLPIAKEMHHHILHHRELYGLPRKFNISFDGGGRIATLEDTNDIGFQAVTVSEETATDSVPSGIYYRLTLGGITGHKDFARHTGVLLTPEECVPVADAILRVFIKNGDRTDRNRARLKYVLDDWGFPKFVAAVEEELGRPFRKADDAVYQLPKSPDRWAHVGIHPQRQKGKNWIGVVLPVGRMTCEQVRGLADVADRYGSGKIRLTVWQNLILPDVAEENLDAAQAAIEATGLHWKASSVRSGLVACTGNAGCKFAAADTKGQAMALAAYLDERIELDVPINIHFTGCPNSCAQHYIGDIGFRGTKVERGEEMVEGYELVVGGGYADRQAVARSLFGEVAFEDVPSLVHNLLEHYLRERDGMESFAAFAARRTDDDLKTASGYTPPVAAA; from the coding sequence TCCGTGGGAGCGGCGCCCGCGGGACCGCCAGCGCCCGGGCTCTTGCCGATGCATGCGGAGGCTCAAAACATGTTCCTTTCGAACGGCAAAAAACTGTCCAAGGAGGAACAGGCCAAACGCGACAAAAACCCGCTGGAGATGTGGGGCCAAATCAGAACGTCGGCCGCCGCCGGCGAATTCCCCAAGGGGACGGACGTCTTTCTCTATAAGTTTCAGGGTCTATTCTTCGTCGCCCCGAACCAGCGCTCGTTCATGTGCCGCCTCCGCGTCCCCGGGGGCGAATTGAAAAGCTGGCAGTTCCGCGGGCTGGCGGATCTCGCGGAGACGTCCGGCGGCGGCTACCTGGACGTGACGACGCGGGCGAACCTGCAGATCCGCGAAATTCCCGCCGAACAGGGACCGTCCACGCTTCAGGCGCTGAACGAACTGGGGATCGTTCCCCGCGGCTCCGGGGGGGATAACGTCCGCAACGTCACCGCCGCGGCGACCAGCGGGATCGACCCGCAGGAGCTGATCGAAACGCTGCCGATCGCGAAGGAGATGCACCATCACATCCTCCACCACCGGGAGCTGTACGGCCTGCCGCGGAAGTTTAATATCAGCTTCGACGGCGGCGGCCGCATCGCCACGCTGGAAGACACCAACGACATCGGCTTTCAAGCCGTCACAGTGTCTGAGGAGACCGCGACCGACAGCGTCCCCTCCGGCATTTATTACCGCCTAACGCTCGGCGGCATCACCGGCCACAAAGACTTCGCCCGTCACACCGGCGTGCTGCTGACGCCGGAGGAATGCGTACCCGTCGCGGACGCGATCCTTCGGGTGTTCATCAAGAACGGCGACCGCACCGATCGGAACCGGGCCCGTCTTAAATATGTGCTGGACGACTGGGGCTTCCCGAAGTTCGTCGCAGCCGTCGAGGAGGAACTCGGCCGGCCCTTCCGCAAAGCGGACGACGCCGTTTATCAGCTCCCCAAATCGCCGGACCGCTGGGCTCACGTCGGCATCCACCCTCAGAGACAAAAGGGAAAGAACTGGATCGGCGTCGTGCTGCCCGTCGGGCGGATGACCTGCGAGCAGGTTCGCGGGCTAGCCGACGTCGCGGATCGCTACGGTTCCGGCAAGATCCGGCTGACGGTCTGGCAGAACCTGATTCTTCCCGACGTCGCGGAAGAGAACCTGGACGCCGCCCAGGCCGCGATCGAGGCGACGGGGTTGCATTGGAAGGCCTCGAGCGTCCGCAGCGGACTCGTCGCCTGCACGGGCAACGCCGGCTGTAAGTTCGCGGCCGCCGACACGAAAGGACAGGCGATGGCGCTTGCGGCGTATCTCGACGAGCGAATTGAGCTGGACGTGCCCATTAACATCCACTTCACCGGCTGCCCGAACAGCTGCGCCCAGCATTATATCGGCGACATCGGCTTCCGCGGCACAAAGGTGGAGCGCGGCGAGGAGATGGTCGAGGGCTACGAGCTGGTCGTCGGCGGGGGCTATGCGGACCGACAGGCCGTCGCCCGGTCGCTGTTCGGAGAGGTCGCCTTCGAGGACGTCCCGTCGCTCGTACACAACCTGCTGGAGCATTACCTCCGCGAACGGGACGGGATGGAGAGCTTCGCCGCCTTCGCCGCCCGCCGCACCGACGACGACCTCAAAACAGCCTCGGGATACACGCCTCCCGTGGCCGCAGCCTGA
- a CDS encoding sulfite reductase subunit alpha, which produces MSQLQQTPFALIPDTAPFDVEQRAWLNGFLAGWVGLQNAGGPASAAATAAVQGLVAGASGEAAANAEEAEGEEDFPWHDDALPMEERMELAEGRPLKRKLMAAMAQLNCGSCGYLCQTYAEAIADGSEKSLKKCTPGGKETARKLKELVAEVPPNVAADAPAAVPADSGSTWTRDNPFPATLLAVRNLNGEGSAKYTSHVEIDLSGSDLAYEVGDSLGLYPTNCGELVDEVLAELGADPIAVVTPPVGDPCSLRQALIGRVCLTEVTDELLEALIPRCADPADAELLKLALDDPDAIEGWDVLDVLRAVRSAKIGFDPFLQTLSPLQPRLYSISSSPKAHPGQVHLTVGRVEWERGARKRKGVASTMLADRLRVGETVRVFVQKSHGFTVPPDPQAPAIMIGPGTGIAPFRAFLEERAVTNAPGRNWLFFGDQRGETDFLYRDEFDALRDRGVLHRLDTAFSRDQEAKIYVQNRMLEAADELYDWLSEGAYLYVCGDAKRMAVDVDRALHSIVADRAGGEAAAKAFVQDLKKSKRYCRDVY; this is translated from the coding sequence ATGTCCCAACTTCAACAGACGCCGTTCGCCCTGATCCCGGACACCGCCCCGTTCGACGTGGAGCAGCGGGCCTGGCTGAACGGATTTCTCGCCGGCTGGGTCGGTCTGCAGAACGCCGGCGGCCCTGCCTCCGCCGCGGCGACCGCCGCGGTGCAGGGCCTCGTGGCCGGGGCGAGCGGCGAAGCCGCCGCCAACGCAGAGGAGGCTGAGGGGGAAGAAGACTTCCCCTGGCACGACGATGCGCTGCCGATGGAGGAGCGGATGGAACTCGCCGAGGGCAGGCCGCTCAAACGCAAATTGATGGCCGCGATGGCTCAGTTGAACTGCGGGAGTTGCGGCTACCTCTGCCAGACCTACGCGGAGGCGATCGCCGACGGCTCCGAAAAGAGCCTGAAGAAATGCACCCCCGGCGGGAAGGAGACCGCCAGGAAACTGAAGGAACTGGTCGCGGAGGTCCCGCCGAACGTCGCCGCCGACGCTCCCGCCGCCGTCCCGGCCGACTCCGGTTCGACCTGGACGCGGGACAACCCGTTCCCCGCCACGCTGCTGGCCGTGCGCAACCTCAACGGCGAGGGCTCCGCGAAGTATACGTCGCACGTCGAGATCGACCTTTCCGGCAGCGATCTGGCGTATGAGGTCGGCGATTCGCTCGGCCTCTATCCCACCAACTGCGGCGAACTGGTCGACGAGGTGCTGGCCGAACTCGGGGCGGATCCGATCGCCGTCGTCACCCCGCCGGTCGGCGACCCGTGTTCGCTGCGGCAGGCTCTGATCGGACGCGTTTGCCTGACGGAGGTGACGGACGAACTGTTGGAAGCCCTAATCCCGCGGTGCGCAGATCCGGCCGACGCGGAGCTGCTCAAGTTGGCGCTGGACGACCCGGACGCCATCGAGGGCTGGGACGTGCTGGACGTATTGCGGGCGGTCCGATCGGCGAAGATCGGGTTCGACCCCTTCCTGCAAACGCTCTCCCCGTTGCAGCCGCGTTTATATTCGATCAGCAGTTCGCCGAAGGCCCACCCGGGGCAGGTGCACCTCACCGTGGGGCGGGTGGAGTGGGAACGCGGCGCGAGGAAACGGAAGGGCGTCGCCAGCACGATGCTCGCCGATCGGCTGCGGGTGGGCGAGACGGTTCGGGTGTTCGTGCAGAAATCGCACGGCTTTACCGTGCCCCCGGACCCGCAGGCGCCGGCAATCATGATCGGCCCCGGGACCGGGATCGCCCCGTTCCGGGCTTTCCTAGAGGAGCGGGCAGTCACGAACGCCCCGGGCCGCAACTGGCTGTTTTTCGGCGACCAGCGGGGCGAAACGGACTTTCTCTATCGGGACGAGTTTGACGCCCTCCGCGACCGCGGCGTGTTGCACCGACTCGACACCGCCTTCAGCCGGGACCAGGAAGCGAAGATCTACGTGCAGAACCGCATGCTGGAGGCCGCGGACGAACTCTACGACTGGCTGAGCGAAGGGGCGTACCTCTACGTCTGCGGGGATGCGAAGCGGATGGCGGTGGACGTGGACCGCGCGCTGCACTCCATCGTCGCCGACCGGGCCGGCGGGGAGGCGGCGGCGAAAGCATTCGTGCAGGACTTGAAGAAGTCGAAGCGGTACTGTCGGGACGTGTATTAA
- a CDS encoding carboxymuconolactone decarboxylase family protein yields MPDSPRTPPPGDRPEGKKLPGTYRAFAAKFPEVVAQHERMAKAVDAAGPLDAKTTFLIKIGISLGAGLESALRSHVRRAMAAGATEQEVEQAILLGMNTCGFPATVAAWSWAQVQFARERADREARGEPDDEE; encoded by the coding sequence GTGCCCGATTCGCCCCGCACCCCGCCGCCCGGCGACCGCCCGGAGGGCAAGAAGCTGCCCGGCACCTACCGGGCGTTCGCGGCGAAGTTTCCGGAGGTCGTCGCGCAGCACGAACGGATGGCAAAAGCCGTCGACGCCGCCGGCCCTTTGGACGCAAAAACGACGTTCCTCATTAAAATCGGCATCTCGCTGGGCGCCGGGTTGGAGTCGGCGCTGCGGAGCCACGTCCGCCGGGCGATGGCGGCCGGGGCGACGGAACAGGAGGTCGAACAGGCAATTCTGTTAGGCATGAACACCTGCGGCTTCCCAGCGACGGTCGCCGCGTGGAGCTGGGCCCAGGTGCAGTTCGCCCGGGAACGGGCCGACCGCGAGGCCCGCGGCGAACCGGACGACGAGGAATGA
- the mobA gene encoding molybdenum cofactor guanylyltransferase yields MNGPAAGLPAYVLAGGRSRRFGSDKALADRNGEPALVRLVHALNAAGAASVAAVAREAGRYDGVGVRTIADAVADAGPLAGLETALADATTRGGGWILAVSCDLFDVPAPWIARLRTAATAERLAVAFRPDRWEPFPGLYHVDLLPTVRAQLGGNQRSFQVLLSAPDARAVTVPPPPDWPTRPSYNTPAELRAGPDGDSRPPPKIAGGIRPGDG; encoded by the coding sequence ATGAACGGCCCCGCCGCGGGGCTGCCCGCCTACGTACTGGCCGGGGGACGGAGCCGCCGGTTCGGTTCGGACAAGGCGCTGGCGGACCGGAACGGGGAACCGGCGCTGGTGCGATTGGTTCACGCGTTGAATGCGGCGGGGGCCGCGTCGGTCGCTGCCGTGGCCCGTGAGGCGGGGCGTTATGACGGCGTCGGAGTGCGGACGATTGCCGACGCCGTGGCGGACGCCGGGCCGCTCGCCGGTCTCGAAACCGCCCTCGCCGACGCCACCACCCGGGGCGGGGGATGGATCCTCGCAGTCAGTTGCGACCTGTTCGACGTGCCGGCGCCGTGGATCGCTCGGCTGCGGACCGCCGCGACTGCTGAGCGACTCGCCGTTGCCTTCCGGCCGGACCGGTGGGAGCCGTTCCCGGGTCTGTATCACGTCGATCTGCTCCCGACGGTGCGGGCTCAGTTGGGCGGAAATCAACGCTCCTTCCAGGTGCTGCTCTCGGCTCCCGACGCCCGGGCCGTGACCGTTCCCCCGCCGCCGGACTGGCCGACGCGGCCCTCCTACAACACCCCCGCCGAACTACGGGCCGGCCCCGACGGCGACAGCCGACCACCGCCGAAAATCGCCGGCGGGATTCGACCGGGCGACGGGTAA
- a CDS encoding FAD-dependent oxidoreductase gives MFRIAACLTFASLLGGALLSASADAAPRDASPAEPYDLVVYGGTSAGVVAAVQAKKMGQSVVLIEPTRRLGGLTTGGLGQTDIGNKQAIGGLSREFYRRVREHYADPAAWTWQKREAYRDGGQTKTGPDEDAMWTFEPSVALKIVNDLIQEHDVPVVYGQRLDRSGNGVTKDGTRITSIRMESGEQYHGAAFIDATYEGDLMAEAGVSFVVGREGVDEYGESFNGVQPRGPGSGNHNFVTGVDPYVEQGNPSSGLLPYINPQGPGEEGAGDKRVQAYCFRMCLTDHPKNRIPFVKPAGYEERNYELLLRNYEAGYGGVPWINSSMPNRKTDTNNRDGFSTDFIGQNYDYPEAGYEERDRIVQRHRDYQQGLMWTLANHPRVPQKVRDAVSKWGTCKDEFAREDGWQEQLYVREARRMVGPLVMTQSHCEGKTVAEDSVGLAAYGMDSHNTQRYVTEDGHVRNEGNIETRVAGPYPIAYRSIVPKREECTNLLVPVCLSATHIAFGSIRMEPVFMVLGQSAATAAALAAEQGVPVQDVDYAALRERLRADGQRLDPADRGRPDGR, from the coding sequence ATGTTTCGAATCGCCGCCTGTCTCACGTTCGCGTCCCTGCTTGGCGGGGCGCTCCTGTCCGCAAGCGCTGACGCCGCGCCCCGGGACGCTTCCCCCGCGGAGCCCTACGACCTCGTCGTCTACGGCGGCACGAGCGCCGGCGTCGTCGCCGCGGTTCAGGCAAAGAAGATGGGGCAGTCCGTCGTCTTGATCGAACCGACCCGACGCCTCGGCGGCCTGACGACCGGCGGGCTCGGGCAGACGGACATCGGCAACAAGCAGGCGATCGGCGGGCTCAGCCGCGAGTTCTACCGCCGCGTCCGGGAACACTACGCCGACCCCGCGGCCTGGACCTGGCAGAAGCGTGAGGCGTACCGGGACGGCGGCCAAACAAAGACCGGACCGGACGAAGACGCGATGTGGACCTTCGAACCGTCGGTCGCGCTCAAGATCGTGAACGACCTCATTCAGGAACACGACGTACCGGTCGTTTATGGGCAGCGGCTCGACCGGAGCGGGAACGGCGTCACGAAGGACGGGACGCGCATCACGTCGATTCGGATGGAGAGCGGCGAGCAATATCACGGCGCCGCGTTTATCGACGCGACCTACGAGGGCGACCTGATGGCCGAGGCGGGCGTCTCGTTCGTTGTCGGCCGCGAGGGCGTCGACGAGTACGGTGAGTCCTTCAACGGCGTGCAGCCCCGCGGCCCCGGATCCGGCAATCATAATTTTGTGACGGGCGTCGATCCGTACGTCGAACAAGGAAATCCCTCAAGTGGACTGCTGCCCTACATCAATCCGCAGGGCCCCGGCGAGGAAGGCGCGGGCGACAAACGGGTGCAGGCCTACTGCTTCCGGATGTGCCTGACCGACCACCCCAAGAACCGCATCCCGTTCGTCAAGCCGGCCGGCTACGAGGAGCGGAACTATGAATTGCTGCTGCGGAATTACGAGGCGGGCTACGGCGGCGTGCCGTGGATTAACTCCTCGATGCCGAACCGGAAGACCGACACCAACAACCGCGACGGGTTCTCGACCGACTTTATCGGTCAGAACTACGACTACCCGGAAGCCGGCTATGAGGAACGCGACCGCATCGTCCAGCGGCACCGCGATTACCAGCAGGGGTTGATGTGGACCCTCGCCAACCACCCGCGGGTGCCGCAGAAGGTGCGGGACGCCGTCTCGAAATGGGGGACCTGCAAAGACGAGTTCGCCCGGGAGGACGGCTGGCAGGAGCAACTTTACGTCCGCGAGGCCCGCCGGATGGTCGGTCCCCTCGTCATGACGCAGAGCCATTGCGAAGGTAAAACGGTTGCGGAGGATTCCGTCGGGCTGGCCGCCTACGGCATGGATTCGCACAACACCCAGCGATACGTCACCGAGGACGGCCACGTCCGCAACGAGGGCAATATCGAGACCCGCGTCGCCGGCCCCTACCCCATCGCCTACCGCTCGATCGTGCCGAAGCGGGAGGAATGTACGAACCTGCTCGTGCCGGTCTGCCTGTCGGCGACGCATATCGCGTTCGGCAGCATCCGCATGGAGCCGGTGTTCATGGTCCTCGGGCAGAGCGCCGCGACGGCCGCCGCGCTCGCCGCCGAGCAGGGCGTCCCGGTGCAGGACGTGGACTACGCGGCCCTCCGCGAACGATTGAGGGCCGACGGGCAGCGACTCGACCCCGCGGATCGCGGCCGTCCCGACGGTCGATAG